CATAACCATTCACAACCTGGAACATAACATTGACAAAGCAGGGATCTTCCGTGTTCATAAACTCCTTTTCCATGATGTAGTAGTTTTCTGGCAAGGGAGCGTCCTGCTCTTCGTTATCGTCGTCTTTTTTGCAGGAATTCAGGGAAATAATCATGGGCACTAAGATCAAAGCGGCCATTGATAGAAGGAAAGCGGATTTTTTCATAATAACAGGGATTAATTTTGACCAAAGTTAGCAAATCCTGAAACAAGAACCATGAGGGATTAACTTTTCCGGAGACTGGTTTAGTATGGGGAGGTAAAAAAAAGGGACTCCATCCCGTAGGATGGAGTCCCTTTTTTTATTAATTTGCCCAAAAACTGTATGAAAAACATCGGTTACTTGCTTTTGCTTTCCATCCTTGCCCTGCTTGTTTCTTCCTGCGTTTCAAAGCGACTGGCAAAAAAAGGCTATGATTTGGAGCAGGCCGGGATGGTCACAGAAGCAGCAGATTATTATTTCCGGGCTTTACTTAAAAAGAAAGACAATGTACCTGCCATCATCGGACTGAAAAGAACCGGCCAGCTTGTCCTGGATGATAAACTTGGCAGGTTTTACAATGCTTATAAGAACAACCAGGTAGAAACTGCTGTAAATGCTTATCTCGACGCCCGGAAATACGCAGATGATGTTGACAAACTCGGTGTTGACCTGATATTTCCTCATGAGTATGAACAGTATTATGATGATGTCAAAAGCACACACCTTTCGGAAAGGTACAGTACGGGTTATCGTTTGTTGCAGGAAGAGCGTTTTCAGGAGGCTGCGGCAATTTTCAGGGAGATCATAGTATTGGAGGACAACTACAAAGATGTGAAGGCACTTTACCATGAAGCCAGGAATGAACCGGATTACAGGGCAGCGTTAGAAGCAATGGATCAGAAAAAATTCAGGAAGGCATATGATCTTTTCGGGATGATCCTGCACCGGTCGGGAAACTATAAGAACGCTGAACTTTTGCAGGACAAATCCCTTGAAGAAGGTAGGGTTACGATCGTTCTGCTGCCGGTAAGAAACCTGCCGGCCGATCCGCAGGTCAGTCGTGCCCTGCAAAATGAGCTTCAGTCGGGACTGGCTCGTCTGAGTAACCCTTTCCTGCAGTTAATCGATCCGGCCATGGCCGGTAGCGCGAAAGCCATACTTTCCTGTGAAATACAGGACTACAAAGCCCTGGCAGGCCCCCTGCAATCAACAAAGATGAAAGGATTCCTGAAACAGGAATATAAAGTTAAAAATCCCGAAACCGGATTAGAAGAGACACGGACGAAGTATGACAAGGTTTATTACCAGGAATATGAGAAAACGAATTCCGTATCTTCATCCATAAGTTACAAGCTCGTTTCCAGGGAAACCGGGGAGGTGCTTTCTGTTGACCGTTTTACCCTGGCAGAATCGGATAAGATGCATTACGTGGAATTTACCGGGGGTAAGGGCGAACTGATTCCGGGTTACTGGGAGTATCAATACAAGGCATCTGATAAGGATGAGATCAGGGACAATTACCGGGCAAAGTCAAATCTGCAACGTCTGCTAAGTGATACCCGGCAGATCAGAAGCATTGAATCGCTGAAAGAAGATATGATCCAGGATGCCGCGAACCGGATTGCTGGAAAGATAAACGCATACAATCCCGAATGATGAAGAACCTCTCTTTTATTTTATTTCTCCTTTTGTTCCTTGGATGCGGATCAGGGAGAGAGTTAAGCAAAGTACAGTCTGATTGGCCTGATTGGGCCAGGAAAAAACCAATTGAGGAGGGCTATTACACAGGGATCGGATCCGCCCGAAAAAATGCCGGCATGGAACAATACCAAAGAACAGCCCGGCAGAACGCTTTGAACAATCTGGCCGAAGAGATTTCTGTCACAGTATCGGGTAATTCCATGCTCAGGACGGTGGAAGTGGATTTTAACCTATCGGAATATTACAGTTCACAGATCAATATTCGAAGTGAAGAGTACCTTGCAGGTTATGAAATGGTTGATTCCTTTGAAGACGATGAGTATTACATGGTCTACTATCGTTTGTCGAAATCCTTACATGAAAAGCTGAAGAAAGAGAAGACCGGTATTGCGATCGACAAAGCCAGAGCTGAATATGAAAATGCCGTTCGTTACCGGGGCGCCCGTGACTACAGGAACACGCTTATTTCACTGATCAAAGGCCTGGATGAACTTAGGGAACACTTACACGAGCCTTTGCTGACAAACATTGATGGCAGGGAGGTATATCTGGCCAACTTCCTGGTAACGGAAGTTGAAGTGATGCTGGATGAAATTCGCATAAATCCTGTAAATAAAAGCATTACAGCTGTCAGAGGTTATCCGCTGACACCGGAAGAACTCAGTTTCCGGATCAGCGACAATGAAGGTAAGCCCATTTCAGGAATGCCTGTATCCGCTGGCTTTACCGCGCAACCGCTGGTAAACGGCAAAGCGATCAGCGGTGAGAAAGGGGAGTTTGGCTTCAGCATCGATAAGATCACCACCAAAAGCTCACCGGTACAGTTTATTGCAAGTCTCGACATGGAGGAGATACTGAGATCCTCCACACTTGACCTGACTCTGCGTAAAATCATGTGGAACATGCTCATCCCATCCTGCAGCATGGAAATCCGGATCACACAGCCATCGTTTTTTGTGGAATCCGATGAAAAGAATCTTGGGCGAAAATCTGCAGATCAAATCCTGAAAAAGGCTTTTATTTCAGAATTATATTCCAGGAACCTGTCAGTCTCTTCAACAGAATCCACTGCTGATTTCGTTGTACGGATCGAGGCAGACACCCGTCAGGGCGAGGCTTCCGGAAATAAATCCGTATCCATCCTGAAATACACTCTTGTAACAAGCGATAAAGAGGAGAAAGCCCTGTACAGTTATTCATCACGTGACATAAGCGGTGAAGGACAAGATTACCTCACTGCAGAGCGTAATGCTTATCAAAAGGGGGTTGAGGATATCAGGATCAGGGTTATCGTGGAGGTGATACACAAATTATTTTAGTACGCTTGTCATATAAGGAAGTCTGATTAGTTTTGTCGCGTTAATCCTAAAATTTTTATGAACAAAAAGGTTATCATCATTGGGGCGGGTATTGGGGGCATTACTACAGCCATTTATCTTTCCAGGCAAGGATATAAAGTCCTGGTCGTTGAGAAGAACAACTTCCCCGGTGGCCGTTGCGCCAGCTTCACAAGAGAAGGGCATCGTTTCGATCTGGGTGCAACGCTTCTGATGATGCCGGAGGTTTACCGGAGCATTTATAATGATTTCGGCACAACATTGGAAGAGCAAATGAACCTATTCAGGATGGATCCGGTATACAGTCTGCGTTATGCCAACGGAACAGAACTCCGTTTTACATCCGACCTTGCCGGGATGCGTAACCAGCTTGAAAAGATGGAACCCGGAAGCTATCCTTCGTTTCTCAGGTACATGGATGAGAGTTACCGTTCATACCTGCTGGCCATGAAGCGCATCATCGATGTCAATTATTATAACATCTTTGATTTCATCAACATCCCCAACCTGATCATGTTGGGAAGAACGCGTGCTTTCAGCAACCATTACAAACGTTCGGCCAGTTTCTTCAGCTCTGAGGAACTCCGCATTGCATTTACCTTCCAGAATATTTACGTGGGTCAGAACCCATACCATGCCTCCGCCATTTTCGCCATGCTTCCATTCCTGGAACTAACGGAAGGCGTTTGGTACCCCGAAGGCGGAATGAACAGGGTTGTGGAAAGCCTTGTAAACATTGCCATTGGGAATGGTGTTGAGTTTCGTTACAAATCGGACGTTGAAAAAATACTCACAGAGCACAACCGGGTTACGGGAGTACTTCTTCAACACGGAGAAACAGAGAATGCTGATATAGTTGTATCCAACGCCGACCTCCCCTATATTTACAATGAACTGCTTCCTGAAAGCCCCTATATTCGTAAGCTGGAACGAATGAAATACACCTGTTCGGCACTGGTGTATTACTGGGGGATGGATAAAGATTTCCCGGAATTGGAACAGCACAACGTATTCGTATCACCGGATTATAGGAAGAATATTGAAGGAGTATTCCGGGGAGATGAGCAAGCATATGAGCCCAGCTTTTACCTGCATTCCCCGGTAAAATCTGATCTTACAGCGGCCCCGGCAGGACAGGCATCCGTTTCCATCATCGTTCCCCTCGATTATTTACGCCGCGACAAGGAATACGACTGGGAGAAGATCAGGCAGGAAAACCGGAAGGCAGTGCTAACAAGATTATCTGACGAAGGCTTACCCGGCTTTGAGAATCATATTAAATTTGAGAGCGTTTATCAGCCCATGACGTGGAAAGCGGTTTTCAATTTATCCCGGGGAGCGATTTTCGGCAGCCTCAGCCATCATTTAATGCAAATGGGGTATTTTCGTCCTCACAACCAGCATAAAAGATATAAAAACCTGTTTTTCACCGGAGGGAGCACTCATCCCGGAAACGGTGTCCCTATGGCCCTGCTTTCAGCCAAACTAACTGCCGCGAAAATCCTGAAGTTCTTTCCTTTTCAGTAAATTTGCAGATAATGAATACTGATAATCAAAATATTACTCATATTGTTGATCAAATCGATTTCCAGAATATCCAAAAGCACCCCAACATACTGATTGCTGCGCACTTCTGGGAAAAAGACAGGTTTGATGCAGCTAAAACCTGCTATAAATTCATGCGCAGGATCGATGATATGATCGACGACCGTAAGGCGTTGACAATTACACTTTCCTGCATGGACAAGCAACTTTTTACCGATCAGGTAACCCGTTGGATATCCTGCCTGCAGGGCCAGGATTCAAATGATCCCTTCCTGGATGAAGTCCTGGAAACCATAACCAAATTCAGGATACCGCTACTATACTTTCATAATTTTGCCAAATCGATGATGCATGATATTCATCATAATGGATTCGAGACTTTTGAGCAATTCCTTGCATATTCCGAAGGAGCCTCCAACGGTCCGGCTTCAGTTTTTGTGCATTTATGCTGTCTCGACAGGCAAAACGGACATTACATCCAGAATTTTCCCGATATAAGCAACATGGCAAGGCCCTGCGCGCTTTTCAGCTATATTGTCCATATCATCAGGGATTTTCGAAAAGACCAGCTCGACCACCTGAATTATTTTGCTGCCGACATGCTTGAGAAACACGACCTTTCTAAAGGTGACCTTGAGCAGATTGCCGCAGGTGGCGAAATCACCGGGAATTTCAGGGATATGATCCGGGAATACAAAGGAATAGCAGACACATACAGGGTTGAAACCCAGAAAGCTGTCGAAAGGTTGGAGTCTCAAATCCCTCCCCGTTATATATTCAGTCTAAAACTGATCTTCGATCTTTATTTGCAGATATTTGAAAGGATAGATCCCGAAAATGGTCTTTTCACATCCGAAGAATTAATTCCCGAATCTGAAGAGGTAAAGGCGAGGGTATTTCATTGTTTAAGCTCCAACGCTCTTTAATTCAAACCAATAGAGATCCCTAAGATCAGAACAATTCCCATTCTTATTTGTTACTACAAAGATAATTTGCGATTTTTTCGCATTCTGACTT
This genomic window from Bacteroidota bacterium contains:
- a CDS encoding LPP20 family lipoprotein, giving the protein MMKNLSFILFLLLFLGCGSGRELSKVQSDWPDWARKKPIEEGYYTGIGSARKNAGMEQYQRTARQNALNNLAEEISVTVSGNSMLRTVEVDFNLSEYYSSQINIRSEEYLAGYEMVDSFEDDEYYMVYYRLSKSLHEKLKKEKTGIAIDKARAEYENAVRYRGARDYRNTLISLIKGLDELREHLHEPLLTNIDGREVYLANFLVTEVEVMLDEIRINPVNKSITAVRGYPLTPEELSFRISDNEGKPISGMPVSAGFTAQPLVNGKAISGEKGEFGFSIDKITTKSSPVQFIASLDMEEILRSSTLDLTLRKIMWNMLIPSCSMEIRITQPSFFVESDEKNLGRKSADQILKKAFISELYSRNLSVSSTESTADFVVRIEADTRQGEASGNKSVSILKYTLVTSDKEEKALYSYSSRDISGEGQDYLTAERNAYQKGVEDIRIRVIVEVIHKLF
- a CDS encoding squalene/phytoene synthase family protein, whose translation is MNTDNQNITHIVDQIDFQNIQKHPNILIAAHFWEKDRFDAAKTCYKFMRRIDDMIDDRKALTITLSCMDKQLFTDQVTRWISCLQGQDSNDPFLDEVLETITKFRIPLLYFHNFAKSMMHDIHHNGFETFEQFLAYSEGASNGPASVFVHLCCLDRQNGHYIQNFPDISNMARPCALFSYIVHIIRDFRKDQLDHLNYFAADMLEKHDLSKGDLEQIAAGGEITGNFRDMIREYKGIADTYRVETQKAVERLESQIPPRYIFSLKLIFDLYLQIFERIDPENGLFTSEELIPESEEVKARVFHCLSSNAL
- the crtI gene encoding phytoene desaturase, which translates into the protein MNKKVIIIGAGIGGITTAIYLSRQGYKVLVVEKNNFPGGRCASFTREGHRFDLGATLLMMPEVYRSIYNDFGTTLEEQMNLFRMDPVYSLRYANGTELRFTSDLAGMRNQLEKMEPGSYPSFLRYMDESYRSYLLAMKRIIDVNYYNIFDFINIPNLIMLGRTRAFSNHYKRSASFFSSEELRIAFTFQNIYVGQNPYHASAIFAMLPFLELTEGVWYPEGGMNRVVESLVNIAIGNGVEFRYKSDVEKILTEHNRVTGVLLQHGETENADIVVSNADLPYIYNELLPESPYIRKLERMKYTCSALVYYWGMDKDFPELEQHNVFVSPDYRKNIEGVFRGDEQAYEPSFYLHSPVKSDLTAAPAGQASVSIIVPLDYLRRDKEYDWEKIRQENRKAVLTRLSDEGLPGFENHIKFESVYQPMTWKAVFNLSRGAIFGSLSHHLMQMGYFRPHNQHKRYKNLFFTGGSTHPGNGVPMALLSAKLTAAKILKFFPFQ